A stretch of DNA from Aerosakkonema funiforme FACHB-1375:
GAGTGCTGGACGCAAAATAGCATCATTATTAAGAGAAGGTGGTGTTCCCCCCATTCAAATACAAAGTGATGGAACGGTGTTTTAAAAATTAGTAAATAGCCGAGTTAAATTTGCAAATGTCTGAAAAACCGAAGCTAATGGTGGTTGATGACGAACCGGAAAACCTGGACTTGATGTACAGGACGTTTCGGCGTCAGTTTCAAATATTTAAAGCAGAAAGTCCGTCCGTCGCGCTGGAAACTCTCGATCGAGAAGGCGAAATGGCGGTGATTATTTCCGATCATCTCATGCCGCAAATGACTGGTGTAGAATTTTTAACCACTACGATCGAACGTTTTCCCCATACAATTCGCATTCTTCTCAGCGGACTCGGCGAAGAAATGGACGGACTCGGAGAAAATATGAAAAAGGCTCAGGTGTTTAAATTAATTACCAAGCCTTGCAATATAGACGAACTTAAGGCTGTCGTCCAAGAAGCGACTGAAAAATACCAGGCGGCGAAGCTGGCTGAAGAATGAAATATTGTGAGAAATTTGCAAATAGGTGCGTTAAACTCAAAAATTCAAAGCCACAGCTATCTAGGCTAAAAAATGACAGCTAATGTTACTGTAATCGACCATCCCTTAATCCAGCATAAGTTGACGCTGATGCGTCTAACGGAAACCAGCACGGCAAAATTTCGCAACTTGCTTAGAGAAATTGGGATGTTGTTAGCTTATGAGGTGACGCGAGATTTGCCGCTGAGGTACGAAGAAATTAAAACGCCGATCGCTCCTATGTTAGCACCGATGCTGGCAGCGGAAAAAAAGATGGTAATTATCTCGATTATGCGAGCGGGACAGGGGATTTTGGATGGCATTTTAGAATTAATTCCTTCGGCGCGGGTAGGACATATCGGTTTGTATCGCGACCCCACAACTCTTGTTGCAATTGAATATTATTTTAAGGTTCCTCAAGATATCGAACAGCGAGATGTTTTGATTGTCGATCCCATGTTGGCAACGGGAAATTCTGCTGTTGCTGCTGTTGACAGAATTAAGGAAGTCAATCCCCTTTCGATCAAGTTTTTATGTTTGCTAGCCGCACCAGAAGGAATTGCACATTTTCACGAACAACATCCCGATGTTCCTATCTATACGGCGGCAATAGATGATTATTTGGACGAACACGGTTATATTGTACCGGGACTTGGAGATGCTGGCGATCGTCTCTACGGGACAAAATAAAAGTCAAAAGTCAAAAGTCAAAAGTCAAAAGTTAAATCGCCCCAAGAGTAAAAATATTATGAATTTTGAAGAACTATTTAACCGAGCCGCATCTAAATTCGAGCAAGGCGATCTTTTCGGAGCTTTGGGAGATGTTGCCCAAGGTGTTATCCAGCCTATAGAAATTGCTCCGCTTCATTACGAATTAGGTAATGGCTGCTTGTTATTATTAGATTATGAAGGAGCGATCGAAAATTACGATCGCGCAATTGAAATAGATTCCAACTATGTCGAGGCTTATGAAAAACGAGCGTCAGCTCGCAACTTTATCAAGGATTACCAAGGCGCAATTGATGATTACACCCAGGTGCTTAGGATCGCTCCCAATTATATAGATATTTATGAAAAACGGGCGGATGTTTGGGAAAATATGGAAAACTACCAAGCAGCTAATGATGATTATAATAGTTTAATTATTGCCAAACCTTACGATACTAATAGCTATCAAAAACGCGCTCGCGTTCGCAGAAAAATAGAAAATTATCAAGGCGCTATTGAGGATTATAACCGCTGGCTTACGCTCGAACCAAATTCGATTGATGCTCATTACGAACGCGCTTATACCCGCGAAAAAATGGGGGATTATCAGGGAGCGATTGAGGATTATAAATTGTTACTTCGCATCAATCCCGATTATTCATTAGCTGCTTCGCGCATATTTTTAGTTCGCATCAACGATATGGAAGATTATCGGGGAGCAATTGCAGATTACACTGAGTTGATTAGTCTAAGACCGAATTTTGCCGAACATTATTACATCCGAGGTTGTTTGCAGCAACTTCTGGGAAATTATCAAGAAGCGCTAGCAGATTACGATCGGGGATTAAGTTTAAAGGCGGACTTTTCGTTATACTCCAGTCGGGGTGTAGTTTACTATAGATTGGGGAATTACGATTTGGCAATGAGCGATTTTGAGCGAGCGATCGAGTTGTCTCCCAATTTGGCAGAAGCTTACGTAAATCGAGGTGCAGTTCGCTATGCAATCGGAAATTACCAAGCAGCAATTGCCGATTTCGATCGCGCTTTAATTTTGAATGCAAACTTGGCAACAGCTTATTCTAGCAGAGGTGCAACTCGCTATATTCTGGATGAATACCAAAGTGCGATCGTCGATTTTAATGGTGCGATCGAACTCAATCCGGAGTTTGCCGAAGCTTACTCCAATCGCGGTGTAGTTCGCTACAAAATGGGAGAATATGAAGCAGCGATCGCAGATCTTCACAACGCTGTAAATCTCAATCCTAACTTCGTAGAAGCTTACTTTAACAAAGCCGTTGTTCGCGCTCAAATTGGAGATAATTTAGGAGCCAATGAAGATTTACAAAAAGCCAGACAACTTTGTTTGGAAAATACGAATATAGCTGTCAACCAAAAAATCATCGACTTGATTATAAAGTTGGAACATTAGTCACCAGATTTTGGATTTTGGATTTTGGATTTGCTCCACAATGAGCGAGCCGAGCTTGAAATTAGGAAAATTTTTTTGATGATGAACTATATACTAAATTTCTGTATCTAAATTTACAAAATACCTGGAATGTGGGAAAAAAATTTTGTGCGGATGCAGCCGTCACACTTTCACCGCAAATGCAAAAACAAAATAGAGATCGATCGGATTCTGCATAACCAAAGCAAATTTGTAGCTAAATTTACAAAATACTATAGTGACTGTTTATAAGACTGATAAGGAGAACTAAAACATGGGCGTTTTAGAAATTCATGATAGCCAAAAAGAATCTCATAGTTATCGGCAACGGCATGGTAGGTCACAAGTTCTTAGAACTAGCGATCGCTTCATGTGCGACCCAGAAATGGAACTTAATAACCTTCTGCGAAGAACCTCGTGTTGCTTACGATCGCGTTAATCTCAGCAGCTTCTTTTCTGGCAAAACTGCCGCAGATTTATCTCTAGTCGAACCTGGATTATATCAAGAAAACGGTATTCAAATCCATA
This window harbors:
- a CDS encoding response regulator — encoded protein: MSEKPKLMVVDDEPENLDLMYRTFRRQFQIFKAESPSVALETLDREGEMAVIISDHLMPQMTGVEFLTTTIERFPHTIRILLSGLGEEMDGLGENMKKAQVFKLITKPCNIDELKAVVQEATEKYQAAKLAEE
- the upp gene encoding uracil phosphoribosyltransferase; the protein is MTANVTVIDHPLIQHKLTLMRLTETSTAKFRNLLREIGMLLAYEVTRDLPLRYEEIKTPIAPMLAPMLAAEKKMVIISIMRAGQGILDGILELIPSARVGHIGLYRDPTTLVAIEYYFKVPQDIEQRDVLIVDPMLATGNSAVAAVDRIKEVNPLSIKFLCLLAAPEGIAHFHEQHPDVPIYTAAIDDYLDEHGYIVPGLGDAGDRLYGTK
- a CDS encoding tetratricopeptide repeat protein — protein: MIIWTNTVILYRDLEMLAIVSTGQNKSQKSKVKSQKLNRPKSKNIMNFEELFNRAASKFEQGDLFGALGDVAQGVIQPIEIAPLHYELGNGCLLLLDYEGAIENYDRAIEIDSNYVEAYEKRASARNFIKDYQGAIDDYTQVLRIAPNYIDIYEKRADVWENMENYQAANDDYNSLIIAKPYDTNSYQKRARVRRKIENYQGAIEDYNRWLTLEPNSIDAHYERAYTREKMGDYQGAIEDYKLLLRINPDYSLAASRIFLVRINDMEDYRGAIADYTELISLRPNFAEHYYIRGCLQQLLGNYQEALADYDRGLSLKADFSLYSSRGVVYYRLGNYDLAMSDFERAIELSPNLAEAYVNRGAVRYAIGNYQAAIADFDRALILNANLATAYSSRGATRYILDEYQSAIVDFNGAIELNPEFAEAYSNRGVVRYKMGEYEAAIADLHNAVNLNPNFVEAYFNKAVVRAQIGDNLGANEDLQKARQLCLENTNIAVNQKIIDLIIKLEH